The region GAAGTGGAGAGGGATGGAGAGCCGAGGAGCTCCGTGGAAGAAGAGATTGCCCACTACAGGAAGAGGTTCATGGACTCGATGGACAATGATTTCGGCACTCCGGGTGCAATCAGGGCACTGTTGGACTTCGCCGGAAGTGAGAAGACATCACCAGACGAGTTGAGGATGACCGAGGCAAGGCTCGCACTGGGAGTCCTCAACGAGGCAGACAGCATACTCGGGCTTACTGGTGCAGACTGAAATCTATTTAAACGAAGATGGCATTAGTGCGAGGGCAAGGTGTTGGATTGGTTGAGTTCAAGGCTATCATCGCGGACCCGAAGAAGGGCATAAGCTACTCCACAACGATTGGGGGACACCAGGCGAACTCCCTCATCGGAAAGAAGATCGGAGAGGAGATTGACGGCATTTTCGTTGACCTTCCAGGATACAAGCTCAGGATCACAGGTGGATCGGACAAGACCGGAACGCCCATGAGGAGGGACATCCCGGGCGGAAGGAGGAAGAGTGTCCTTGTCACGAAGGGCGTCGGATTCAAGCCGAAGGACAAGGGCGTGAGAAAACGGAAAACGTTTCGCGGGAATGCGATCTCCCAAGAGATATCACAGCTCAACCTGCGTGTGACAAAGAGGGGCCCCCGGTCGATTGAGGACAGCCTGAAGGCACGAGAGGCCACGGAATGAATGTTCCCGTCCAGCCCGAGGCGAACATAGGGATGATCGGTCACGTTGACCATGGAAAGACAACCCTCACGAAGATGCTCACAGGGGAGTGGACGGACAGGCATTCCGAGGAGATCAAGAGGGGGATATCCATCAGGCTTGGATATGCCGATGCTTCATTCTACAAATGCCCGGACTG is a window of Candidatus Thermoplasmatota archaeon DNA encoding:
- a CDS encoding 30S ribosomal protein S6e; translation: MVEFKAIIADPKKGISYSTTIGGHQANSLIGKKIGEEIDGIFVDLPGYKLRITGGSDKTGTPMRRDIPGGRRKSVLVTKGVGFKPKDKGVRKRKTFRGNAISQEISQLNLRVTKRGPRSIEDSLKAREATE